TACTAATACAGTTCATGAAAGTTTGCCTCTTGCTAAGGACAATGAAGTCTTAGTTTATTTTACAATATTAGGCATGATTCCTTTTTAGGATGTCtcaaaaaatgaaagcaatttttaaaagtcatccttcctggaaccctgaacagatgAGCATACCTTTGGGTAACACTGATTCTCATTAAGGAAGAAGATggaagctgagattcctgctttgcagggggttggaccagacaaCCCTCAacccctgggtctcttccaactctacgatacTATGATTCTAACCCTGAAGTGAGGCATGGCTAAGAAGTATACTTACGCTGCTAAGTCAACAATGTGAATGGTTGGAATAGCATTTCGTCCATCTCCAAAAATTGGTATTGCCGGAGTCTCACCAAGCCAAGATAACTGGAAAAATAATTGCAGAGTTGGTAACTTTAGTATATGTGAATGAGGAATCACTCACTCCAGTTGCTACCTCATCAGCTAGAGGAGTCAAATTAACAACATGTTTTATAGGATCTGAGTTCTACAgctttgcaagttttcacatacttgcaaaagaaaatgcaaacgAAGGTGAAAGAGTTCGTGGAtaactgccttgtcgtggcaaaggggcttgaataactcagagaagctatgagctatgctgtgcagggccacccaagacggacaggtcatagtggagggttttgactaaacgtgatccacctggagcaggaaccggcaagccactccagtatccctgccaggaaaactccatggacaaaaacaacaggtaTATAGAAAGAGTTCAACTTGGTGCCTAATGAAAAAGCACATGTTCCTGTGACCTGTCACCATTGATGCATCTTCACCAACACAACAGACCACATATTTCACTGCATTTTTAGGACGCAGAACACATATGCTAATTAACACTGAACAAATTATTTTGCAAAACTCCTAAAACCCAGTTTGAGGGGGCCCTGATGGAACCCTTCCTCAATTGCTAAGCCCTGGTAGTGACAGCAGCAATAGTCCAATTATTTGAGTCTAGCTGCCATTATAATTCCTCCAGTGCCTCTGGTGTAGTGTCACTTAAGGGCAATATAGAAAATTACAATGGCAGCTAGACTCAGGTGCCCAGCAGTGCTTGAAGCATTAGGCTAGaatattttaaagggggaaatcagTAATGGCTCCTGCTGGGGTCCTGGCCTTGCTTAGGGCTACTCATTGCTCCTTCATTAAATTGTAACTTAGCATTCCGATGCTGTTTAGTGTTTTTTCCACACCTGccaaattttatattttaaaggagaCAGATTTAGGCCATACCATACTTGGCCATAGAAAGTCAACTTGTGAGACATGGGTACAAGTTCTGCCTCTACCATGGAGCTACTGTGCGGCATAGGGCAAGTCTCCCATGTGCTCCATTGCAGTCCTCCATTCAGAAACTAGGAATAGCAGCACACCTCCAATATTTCAAAGAAGAAAATAGGACACTCTTGGGGCACTCTTAGCACCCAaatctctgagaatggcaattcCAATAACTCAAATTAAAGATGTTCTTAAAAGGCGTTCTTCAAAAGTCCCCTTGGAAGACAAAATAGGGACTATTCCTGTATAAGAAGAATTGGAACATATCTAATAGTGGTGGTCTTGATCAGATTTGCTGACAGAGGAACACAGTAAGAACTGCAGATTTAAAATGCTCAATGAAAATAGCGTAGATTCCATACAGCAACTCATTTAAATTTCCCAACTCGAACACAGTGCTTGCCataacattctcctctccctcttaTCTCTTTCCATATTTCCATGTCTACCTTTATTTCTTCCTAGGCTGACTGTGCCTTCTTTAGTGACTGATAAGtaagctggagaacagccttaatGCACCCAGTAACACGATCAGGAAAAGCTGATATCTACAGCTCAACCATTTCAGTTCTTATGCTGTTCCTTCATCTGTTACACAGAGAACActgtggctgcatacacaccacacatttaaagcacattccctcaccccagcatcctgggaactgtggtttgttatgagtactgggaattgtagctctgtgaggggtaaaccacagttcctagttccttttctttcttccagaTGCAATATGGTCAACACTGGTGTCCAGGCAGCTGGAAGTCTGCACCCTGCTAGTTATATTTTAAGAAATTTTCATATCAGTACATGGTTTTCTGAACCAGAGGTAAATCCTCTGCTAAACTTGTAAAGACCTAATGCCATTTCATTTTACTACATAAGAATAATTTTCCTTGATCAAATCAAacatccatctagtctagcatctaaTTCCAATAGAGGACATCTTTCTGCATGCTCACAGATTTAAGAATGTATTAAATCCACTTTTTGACGAGTTCTGCAATATTAACTATAATCTAAATTACCTTGAAATATATCTACCTTAAAGAAGTAGTGTAAAAGCTTTTCTTCAGCTCCATACTGAACACCAGAAGCAACAACATACGTATTAAATTTGCTTTTCGCCTGTTGATAAGAGTAAAAGTTATTgtgttaaaaaatgaaaaacattttaCAAACCTAATTTAAGACAAGTtattcattttcttatttatttaaaccatttataCCCAGCCCTTCCGCAACAAGTCCAAGATGACAAATAGCATaagaaaaggcaaaggagtaaactctacacaaatctggaatggAGTTACTAAGGCTATTAGAAGGCattttgtacgcctccttccagcaactcctgcaaccaagctggtatcaaaatactgctctgctttcctttggtccacatcagtgaggccgagggggagggggggcttgacgtctgggcagcccaggacctccataaacactgccaaggcttgcgccccaggaagGTAACTTCagtgctaacacagcggtttcaCATCACCCTggggcatactccattgtctctcaagacagacagatggcaACAAACCTAGGTTACAACTGCTCAGCCACCATGCAATAGTCCACTGTTAACACTGCAGGTAATAGGATTAGGTGCCAAGGATTAGATGTTATAATTTTGTAGTGTAGATACACTCtccatctttctttttaaaaaccatatttaatttattttccatTAACACTTACAATTTTGCCAAGTTTGGTAATAGTTTTTTCAGCATTAGTGTGTTCTATAAAATTAGGATGGGGTTTTCTTCGACGATAGTCTTCTTCAGTGAAAGGTATTTCTGGATCTTCCTGGGTGGAGAGGAgtaaacagaaaaaataaagattTCTAAAACTGTATCCTTTGGTATcattcaatttttattttgacaaagcaaaatgattttttaaagtaaataattGCATTCCTAATATTAGTTAATTGAAGAGTCATTGTATGGAATAGTAAGAATTAATCCCTGCTTCTTGTGCTAGaaactataaaaaaaataaaaaatggaaatgcaGTTCAAATGGTACTGTGGCAGGCAAGTTTGAGAAATGAGCCTGTACCATATATTCTGTCACTAAAATTtatctttctcaagctctgggaggaagacctttcattgcctacagacagccacccaatcttaaacaactcctaacccacaataatactacaaccagacttaacacggacactggcaccagagcctgcaataaacccagatgccaactttgctgccacatacacccggacaacaccattactggccccaacaacatcacacataccatctcgggactatttaattgctcatcgtctaacattgtgtatgccatcaaatgccaacagtgtccttcggctctctatattggacaaacaggccaaaccttacgccaaagaataaacggacataaatctgacatcaagaatcacaagacagagaaaccagtaggagaacacttcaacctcccaggacattctgtacaagatctcaaagtagctgttttactacaaaggaatttcagaaatagactggaaagagaagctgctgaattgcaactcattaccaaacttaaaaccatggagagacctggtctgaacaaagacattggattcttatctcattatacatgacaaagccatttttcaccttctcaccccttgctttttcctgtaagacctattgcagtcattaagagtcgtcaacaggctcatcacagctatctgccaatcacccattcccaccacccttctgagtaatacccctccccaccttctcactatatagaaggatctggcaacttctgtttcagtgtatctgaagaagtgtgcatgcacacgaaagctcataccaagaactaacttagttggtctttaaggtgctactggaaggaattttttttttgttttgactaaaaTTTATGGAAGGCAAATAATTCAAGTGCAGGTTTATCTGCTGAGGTCAATAAATGTCAGAGGTTTCTTGACTTTTTCTACCACTCACCGGATCAAGAGGTTTGCTTCTTGCCCAGGTCATTATTGTTGAAAGCAGAATGAACACTTTCTGCTTCTCAAACTTTGATGATTCCGCTTGTATTGCTGTGTAATTACATTATAGTGTATATGTTACTAaatgtttttttgtaaaaaaaaatcctctactTACATTTTATGACAACGTTCTGcaagaaaaatgttttctttccccAAATTAAGGTTAATGCTGTACAAAGACTTGCACACACATATCAAGACTTCTCACTTTCACCCCTGATAGCAAACCATTGTTATGCATCCAAAGATATTTCAGAAGCCTGTGGGTGGAGGAGGCTCAGAATGGGAGACATCGTGCTTTTACACACAATTTTGATCCAGCTAGATGGTTCAGCATGTGGATCACTATCTAAATGAGTAACctgctttgtaaaccactttgagggtttttttacaatcaagcgtatataatttttatgaaaaaacaaaataaaatgaataaaaaccagATGTGCAAATGGAAGCTGTGTATAGGATTCCTCCTATGATTCAGCTAATAAGATTATATACATGTGGCCCTGTAAGAAGTCCAGTGATAGCACAGATCAGCCATTTGGAATGGTTTAGTCTGAGATTAGTCCACACACAGCCATTTCCCATCCAATGGCAATTGCCCATGTTTTCCCGGGCTCTACACCTTGGTTGCTGGGATATACACAGTCAATCCCAGGCAGAGTCTTTTGGATTAGGCCACAGAGATGGGCATAAACTACATTAGAAATCGGCAAATCATCTAATTTCAAATTCAGATATTGTGCACCTATTCAACTTGACACCATTTAAACCAGCACAGTCATTTGAGTAAACATTCACCCAACATGCATGATTAAATTTGTATGTGTGAGCTAAGCCAAACTATGCTCTTCTAACAAGAGGATAAGAAACTGAATTCCCCCAATACCACCAGGTAAGTCCAAGGCTGAGGGATTTGAGCTCAGGTAGTGCCAATTTGAGGTCTCAGTCTGCTGAATCACACTAGATCTACTGCTTCACTTCCCAAAGTTGATGAATGTGTCATGCCCATTTCAGATAAAGAACAAATTGTACTAACCAGTAGCTGCCCAGACTGCTTCCTCAATCTGTTTTACATCTTCAGTGATGTTATAAATAATAATGTCACACTCTAACAGGCGAGCTAGCAGCTCTTCTCGAGAAGAtgtctaaaaacaaacaaaagctatAAGGAGGAATTATTTCCCTCTATTTAGTAATAACTTTTAGCAATCAATCCTtcgtttttaaagaagaagaaaatcctctATTTTTTTTATCCTCTAACAATTTTAAAAGAGTGGAAGCTGGGGTTGGGTGATGGGgatttttgtttatttgatttataaaaaaggtaaaggtaaaggacccctacctggacagttaagtccagtcaaaggtgactatggcgtgcagcactcatcttgcttcaggccaaggaagctggcgtttgtccacagattaaatcacttctggcacaatggaacatcatgatggaaaccagagtggacggaaacgccatttaccttcccactgcagcaatacctatttatctacttgtactggcatgcttttgaactgctgggttggttTATAACTACCTTTCACTCCAGGAGGATCCTGAAGGGACCTTACAGTATAATTAGATAGGGCCTGCTTTTATTCCCTCCAGCATATATATTCCGTCAAAAAATCAATTTCTTATTAGCTCATTGTGGCTTTTATCTCCATTGCCATTTCATCCCATCTAACTTCCCTGACTGCTGGCACTTGGATATTGCACTGACTGGGTAAACTTAAGCAGTGAATAAAGAGGGAGAGATAAGCAGGGTGAAGCAATGGATATAGATGAGGTGGCTGAAGGTTCTTCTTTTACAGTGTGAGAGATTGTGATCCACTCTAGTGTTCTGACTGCTGGCTTAACCATGTTCGGAATTCTCAAAAGGTAGACTCAGGCTGTTCTCACATGGCAAATGTCAAAGCCAGGCTCTCAGTCATGATGACTTCCTTAAGTCTCATTGGTTAGCCCTGACAAACTTTAGCTACTGTAGACTGTAGCTTTTAGGTTTTACAGAATTAGAGTTATCAAATGTTTATGTGGCTATACATTATACTACCTTCTTTTGAtttattgatttcttttcctgccctTTAATAAAGGTGACCACCTATATCCCCAAGTATTTTAGTAAATTAAAGAAGTGTAATACTCACTCCATATGCTTCCACAGCAAAATCTGGTTTTGTACTAGTCTCCTGTGAAAGAGTTCCCACTACTTGGTATATTCCTTCCTTTGGTTTCAGAGGTGAAATTTCAACAGCTGATCtaccttcatcttcttcttcctcttcctctgctacTTCTTCCAGAGAGGCTCCAACAGTACAGCTCGCTAGATACTTGAAGTATACAAGAAATGACCAGTGGGATAGTGTGAGAGAATTCCATTCATAGTGATATGGTAATCAGTTTTCTGTTTCATAATTGTGCTCATTTGGACATAACAACATACCATGGTGTGTTGCTATGACAACATGCTGCCGTGAGCTATGGGCTTGTCCACTCCCCCTTCATGTGTAAAATGAGAGAACCTGAATCCTTTTTGCTGTGTCCAAATACACTGCAAATCAAAAGTTTAGCTTGTTAAATGATGATCAGAGCTTCAGTTTCCTTACCATGCATATGAAGCAGGGGGAAATGGGAGCAGACAAACCCAAAGCATATTGTGACACATTCTAGAAACAATAAACCATTATTTATACCTCTGTCCAACCTTCCTCATAAGATGGCTGTGAGGGCAAAATTAGGGAAGGGAGAAGAATCATGAAAGTTGCTAGAAGCTCCGTAGAAGAATGAAggctgggatagaaatgtaataaatgtatatattttaaataacctTTAAAGTCATCTGAGGGTAGACATTTTATTTTGAAACTCCAACATCCACAGCTGGACAATATTTTCATTAACaagactaaaaggtaaaggacccttggacggttaaatccagtcaaaggcaactaaggggttgtggcactcatctcgcattcaggctgagggagccagcatttgtccacagacagctttccagatcatgtggccaccatgactaaactgcttctggcacaacaaaacactgtgacagaaatcagagcgcacggaaacactgtttaccttcccgccacagcaatacctatttatctacttccactggcgtactttcgaactgctaggtaggcagaagctgggacagagcaacagaagctcaccccattgtgcggattcgaaccgccaacttgcACACAGTTTCATGTTCTCCAGCTGTGGGCTTTGGGATCTGTCCACCCCCTTTCTTTTACGAACCAACATGTTTCACGTGTGTTGCGTTTTATTTTAAACGGCCAGGCGTAACACCTCACGTTCACTTTTTCTTACCTCCCCCAAAGCAGTTGGAAAACACACACGGGTACTTTTTGAgtgtgtggaggggaggaagTATTAAAAGATAAAAAGTAGTTTCTTCACACATCAGATCAGCCCTTCTCAACCTTTCCCACCCCGCAGTGTAGCTGGGAGTACAATCCCCAATGCCTCTgaatgaataccagctgctggaaaccacaggtggcgAGAACACTCCTGCTTCCGTCTGGTTGGCCAACTTGGCCCCACAACTGCCGGTGCCCCGGGGGCTGTGGGTGCATGCGGCGTGCAAGCACCAAAATGTGGGGGTGCCTGGCCCCAGAAATTTCATGGATGCTCATtcacccagggagttggcacctatgttggccactgcgagaacaggatgatggaccaggtgggccactgGCAGGGCTGGCCCCCAGAGATTTTGACAccagaggcaaaccacaaaagggTGCCAttccagggaataataataataaattatttataccccgccctccccagccaacttgattaaaatacattttaaaaaacacgatagaagaatggcagatgaagatgatggatttttcggagctagccgacctaaccagaaggaggaggagtatcaggaagagtggattaaatttaatgattacttaaatatgttaagttaaattaactaaaaacagcttgcagatacttaattggcttaggattttatttatgttaagtgatgaattaatatgtttaattttataatgtgaagatctaaggttgttaaatgtttaagttaaattttataagaactgtgatttggaaaaccgttaaaaggatatgcaatgaaattcaaccaaggggaagcgaggaagtcacttaacaatgttaataagtgtaattttcaataaggctatgatttatgtttgtttgtcttgtgtttgtttgtttataatgttgtgaaaacaaataaaaaacttttttggaaaaaaatacaatttaaaaaacaagattaaaatacaacattaaaacattaagaagaaaggggtgagtgaagatataTATGAGGGAAAGAGGGTGGGGAATAAAGAGCTGCATCAGGAACTGCTGAGAACCTGCTACCCCTGTGGGTCCTGCACGCCCGAAGCGGTTGCCCTCAGCTTCCCTCCTGGGCGAGGCGGCCCTGGCTACCGGGCCGCGTCAACCCACCGACGCTCCGCGACCATCCGCCTCCGGCCCTCACCCTCCCCATGTTGCTGCCTCCGTAGGTGTCCAAGTGGTTCAGGAAGATCCTCTGGCTCCGAATAATCTCCTCCGCCTCCGCcaccgcctcctcttcctccgacATGGCTGTGGTTGAGAAGGAAGCGCAGGGGTTGCTAGGCAACCAGGGCGCGCGCGCcgggagaggaaggaggaggaggaagaggcggggCCTTGGGGAGAAAACAGAACGCAGGAGACGAACAGGAGGGCGGGAGGAATCTGGGCGTGGCTTCCTCCTCGAGGAGAGGGGGCGTGGCCAATGGAATAACGTGAAAACAAAGAGATTGCGCGTTgactttttttctccccctccccaagagaTAAATGCTGCAAGCCATTTATCTATAACGCTGCTTTAGGTTTTAGTTAAGTCAGCAAAATCTGCGAGTTTAGTGCAGAAACCCAAAAACCCCTCTgtacattgttttgttttattctttattttaaaaagcaaactcatTATGCAGACCactttgcttcttttatttcaagCGTATAACTGCTAAAATAAACACGGCTGCCTTATTCAAGGAAGTACAGATAAAATGGACAGAGCACATTTTCTTCATGTATTTTCCTCGTTTTCTTAACTTCCATGCTATAAATCCAGATTGTAAGTGCACATGTACCCAGTTTTCTTagaaaatgaaatgcacattttagtCTAATTTTCTATATATGGATAAAGCAAGACATTTCAGCGTTTAAAACAGTAAGAAACAGTCAATGTTTCGTAACAGGTTTTACTATAGATTCTTAGTTATCCTATAATTAGCTGAAATAAGACAAAGCTGTAATAAATGCTTCAACTAAGCTGGTACTCCTTCAGTTCCTAGAGCAGGTTCTCAGCAAGGTTTAACAGCATCACTCATGTTGAACCAGGTTTGCAAAATATAAATTTACATCCATCAAGGAGCTGACGATTGTGTAAATTCACTCACTTTGAGAATTAAAACATCTGTTAGTATTATCTATCACAATGCACAATTACTCTAGCTTtgtgggtggtggttgtttttttaaaccacctTTATCCCAAGAAAATATACTGAGATTACAGCACTGGAAGGTAACTAGTATTGTACTTAAGACCACCTATTCTTCTCCCAATTCAAATACCAATTTCCTTCTTTGGTTTTGAATCAATACAATGAACCATTGTAAGTTACAGCATAGTTGGGGCTTTGCAGAAATACTCATGTAATATAGTAAATAAAGATTCAAAAAATACTTTTAGATATACTGTACATTATGTAAACATTCAAAGCAATGCGAATAGTTCTCTTTACACAGTATTAATAGTTTAACAAAAGCAATGAAGGATTGGGCTTTATGCAGAAtgtggctttttattttttcattactGTGCTTATCCCATTTGTATTTCAGCTGATGAATACATTCATTATGCCAACAATATATCTATTGTTTAGCATTGCTGCTTGCTACCCTCAAGACTACACCAAATACTGCACACTGTTGTTCGGTTACTGAAAAGTACTGGCCTAACGTTTTAGTGGATCATATCCTAAGAGATGCTTTATTTAATGTTTCGTCTTACCACTCTAATGAATGAGCCAGATAATGTCTAAATCCACATACAAGAAGTTGAGCTAAATACAAAACTTTTCAATGAAACAAAACCCATTTCATTAAATTAGCTATGGCAAATATTTGGTTTTCTTAAATCCAAGTTATTTGTGAAGCACACTACTGAACAAATACAAAAGTTGTTAGAAGAATTTTAAAGTTAACTATCAGAGACCAAAACTATACTGTGTTACATTGTAACTATCTAAAGGAAAGTTTAACAAAGAACAGTAACTATATATGTGACTATGTTACCTTAAAAATAAATTGGGTAACTAACTCCGAACAACAGTATCAAGGACATAGTTTACAAGTTGGTGTCACTGCAAGTCATGGAACaagggatttttttgaaagcaAAGAGTTCAGgtgaataatttccccccctctgcCATCAGGCCTCAGAACAAACTATTTAGATCCAGCAGCAACTTTTGTTGAAGCCCACTTCGATTGCAAATTCAATCACGACTGCCCATCACTTTTCAAAGCCTCTAGTCTTTGTAGCAAAGCATTTCCAAATGCTTCTCTATACGCTGGGCTAACAGAGTCCAACAGAGAGTAGACAGTTTCGTGATAGGGATTTTGTACGCTGTCATCCACCTGGTCAAAAGCATAGCCAACCACctgcaaaaagagaaaataacatactTAAGAAATTAAGTGAccaagtgcacacacacaaacaaaaaggtTGATAAAGAAACCAAACCAGCTGTTATGCGAAAAACTGTTCTAGTGAGTCGCCCTTTTATGGGGCTTGCAAAGTTTATCAAGATCATACAATCCCAAGAACTATTTACAAATGGTACTGAATACATTATACCTGAAAGTTATCGAGTAAAACTTGTCTAGTAAAACTGGTGTAGTAATACTGATATATTgcccaggaccagtatgagggCCAGAGCGTGATGGTGGTTTTTCACAGAAATATCACAAGTAAACCCACCACCACTCCTGAATCCCTCCACTGGGCACTGGGGGCGAAGGGACTCCCCAGTGCTTGGTAGAAGGAACAAGCTATCTTGGTCCTGGCCCCGTGGGGTGAAACTGCCTCACATCTCTTGGCAGGAGTGGCAGTGTTTTCACCCTAGCGCCTTACAGCTTGTTCCATCCTCTGTTTCAACATCACAATGTATCACTTAACCGTGATGTTCGGCTGGTGATCcattgcaatgttgaaaagctgacaTCTCCCAGCCCTATTTTGATATTAATATTGGGGGGGAAACTGAGTCAAAAAGGAACAAGAACTCCATGTGTGTTATTTCAGCTAGAGTAACCATGACAGTTGAGATGCACACTAATTGTATATGATTATAGTACTACAGAGCGATTAGTTGGAAAAAGACTTGTATTATGACTGCAAGTTCAATTCGTGCAGTTCACAGTTAATACTTACTGTACACAAACAGGCAGAGACAAGACTTCAGTTGTATTCCTAATAAAAACCTTCATGGAGAAAAAGCTGTCTACAGTGGTGGATATGTGTGGAAAATATGTGTTTTCTTTCACGGGTGATCATTATGCATTGGTTTGCATTGTTTGCAATGGTTTAAAGCTGTGGATCACCAGAGAAGGAAGACTTCATTTCTTTAATCAAGGATGGTTACctcctgtggtcctctagatgctgCTGGAGTACAGTCTTTGGCTATGTTGTCAGGGCCTGATGGTGTTGGAAgaccaacatctgcagggccacaagttCACCACCCCTGCTTTAATTCATGGATGGATAGCTTTCAACATGGAAGTTCATGTACATTTAAAAGTATTCTGGCAGATGCAGATGCCCATGCTCCTTGCAGAACCATGACATCACAAGCTGCACCTGCTAATATTTTCCCTTCCAGTATAATTATATGTTGAAAGACTGTTATCCATAATTAAAGGGTGAAGTAAAGTATTAAATGCAGAATTTTTCAATACATTAATCATGAAAAGAAAACGGAAGTTTTATTTAGGCAAACGATAGATAGCACCTTTTAGTGAAAAGGCATCTGGGACAAAAAAGCTGCCTAGTAATCAGAAATTCAAGATTTAGGGCCTTCCTACCATGAACCAAGTGACATGGAACACCTTATCTGATGCATTTCTGCCAGTCAGGATCCCTgcaaagtttaaaaaagaaactgtaTAGAAACCCTATTGCAGAAGACTAGAGGGTCAAAACTGGTAACTCCAAACATCTTTTCTCTTAATTAGAAATAGCACTGTGTGTTCTTTACATtctgttggaagatgcccagagtagctggggaaacccagtcagatgggcaagtaattaattgttgttgttgttatagtagGTTTGTTAGCATCTTccatataaaaataaacattctGAAACACTcggtacaaaaaataaaaattgaagagGGCTGCTTTTGTGATAAAGTAGATTACTAAATAGCCTTTGGCTAACATTACTTTTATAACTAATCTTCACAAAAGGAAGAATTACCCTAAGTCCCGCTTCTGTGAGCTCTAGGCAATATCTGTTCCTTTCCCTAGTTTCCACGTTGATGTACGCCACAT
The Podarcis muralis chromosome 1, rPodMur119.hap1.1, whole genome shotgun sequence DNA segment above includes these coding regions:
- the GSKIP gene encoding GSK3B-interacting protein isoform X2; the protein is MEMDCNPMDLSNNTGVEDNSEFKDFEGTDVKDMRLEAEAVVNDVLFAVSNMFVSKSLPCAEDVAYINVETRERNRYCLELTEAGLRVVGYAFDQVDDSVQNPYHETVYSLLDSVSPAYREAFGNALLQRLEALKSDGQS